A region from the Planctomycetota bacterium genome encodes:
- a CDS encoding DNA integrity scanning protein DisA nucleotide-binding domain protein, translated as MGDGSLEWKHLREHSGKQKVIVAVENEDHVAAAVENGLLAVLLDASEGAVYDKLSQALLKAIADEMLAPGSSVVALYGGFEAGELDSISVIDLGDHLGRLTVRDLRQLETRVPLDTLQTVVNLALEIGREGREGKPVGTLFVVGDTVRVRKMSRSASFDAVKGYSRKERNLKSARVREGIKEIAQMDGAIIIAPDGTVEAAAQYLDASAAEVTLSKGLGARHWAAAAITRATKAVAVAVSESSGTVRIFQNGEVVLRIEPFRRPMKWKGGDGEQPTGD; from the coding sequence ATGGGAGACGGCTCGCTCGAATGGAAGCACCTTCGCGAACATTCCGGCAAGCAAAAAGTAATCGTGGCGGTCGAGAACGAAGACCACGTCGCCGCGGCAGTCGAGAACGGCTTGCTGGCCGTGTTGCTAGATGCGTCCGAAGGGGCGGTCTACGACAAGCTTTCGCAGGCCCTGTTGAAAGCCATCGCCGACGAGATGCTCGCGCCGGGTTCCTCGGTCGTGGCTCTGTACGGCGGCTTCGAGGCGGGTGAGCTCGACTCGATCAGCGTGATCGACCTGGGGGACCACCTGGGCCGACTGACGGTGCGCGATCTGCGCCAGCTCGAAACCCGGGTGCCGCTCGACACTCTGCAGACGGTGGTGAACCTGGCCCTGGAAATCGGTCGCGAAGGCCGCGAAGGAAAGCCAGTCGGCACGCTGTTCGTGGTCGGCGACACGGTGCGGGTCCGCAAGATGAGCCGCTCGGCCAGTTTCGATGCGGTGAAAGGCTATAGCCGCAAAGAGCGAAATCTGAAGTCGGCCCGTGTGCGCGAAGGCATCAAGGAAATCGCGCAGATGGACGGCGCGATTATCATTGCGCCGGATGGCACCGTCGAGGCGGCCGCGCAGTATCTCGACGCCTCGGCCGCCGAGGTGACCCTGTCCAAGGGCCTGGGCGCGCGTCACTGGGCCGCCGCCGCGATCACCCGGGCCACCAAGGCCGTGGCCGTGGCCGTCAGCGAATCGAGCGGCACGGTTCGCATCTTCCAGAACGGCGAAGTGGTCCTTCGCATCGAACCGTTCCGCCGCCCCATGAAGTGGAAAGGCGGCGACGGCGAACAGCCAACGGGGGATTGA
- the pyrE gene encoding orotate phosphoribosyltransferase produces MYDRAALKQLIADKALKFGDFTLASGRKATYYLDGKQVTLDAAGAKLIGEGLLELLPTERPHAVGGMSIGADPIAAAVLTVAGARGIPLRGFMVRKEPKGHGLLRYLEGPVAPGETAVIVEDVVTTGGSSLLAIERAEAFGLKIVGVLAIIDRMEGGAEAFRAKGYPFQSLFSIRDFGIEPPPV; encoded by the coding sequence GTGTACGACCGCGCTGCTCTCAAACAATTGATCGCCGACAAGGCATTGAAGTTCGGGGACTTTACCCTCGCCTCGGGACGCAAAGCGACCTACTACCTCGACGGCAAACAAGTTACGCTCGACGCCGCCGGGGCGAAATTGATCGGCGAAGGCCTGCTCGAACTACTGCCGACCGAGCGGCCCCACGCCGTCGGCGGCATGTCGATCGGCGCCGACCCCATCGCCGCGGCCGTCCTCACCGTGGCCGGCGCGCGAGGCATTCCGCTGCGCGGCTTCATGGTCCGCAAAGAGCCCAAGGGGCACGGCCTGTTGCGCTATCTCGAAGGCCCGGTCGCGCCGGGCGAGACAGCCGTGATCGTCGAAGACGTGGTCACCACCGGCGGGTCGTCATTGCTGGCCATCGAGCGGGCCGAGGCGTTCGGGCTGAAAATCGTCGGCGTGCTGGCGATCATCGATCGCATGGAAGGGGGCGCCGAGGCGTTCCGCGCCAAGGGCTATCCGTTCCAAAGCCTGTTCTCGATCCGCGACTTCGGCATCGAACCGCCGCCAGTGTAA
- a CDS encoding pyridoxal phosphate-dependent aminotransferase: MRPLVSRIVQALEPSATLAMAAKARELKAAGKTVYDFSVGEPDFNTPDHICQAATRAMAAGHTHYTASSGINELRAAVAKQYKERHGLDYAATQVIVSNGAKHSLHNVLTTLCDPGDEVIIPAPYWVSYAELVKLTGGKPVIVSTTEANHFKLTPAELRAAITPKAKVLLLCSPSNPTGSMYSPDELGALADVVLEHDLLVISDEIYERLVYGQHKFVSFATVRPGLQERTVIVNGVSKAYAMTGWRIGWTLSPPAVAKAMDGLQSQETSNPSSVSQYAALAALEGPQQCVDEMLKHFAERREYVTTRLAALPNMKATEMGGAFYAFINIQAHLGRDYAGAPVKNSSDWCLQLLAQQGVATVMGSAFGAEGYARLSYATNLETLRAGFDRIEAFLKS, from the coding sequence ATGCGTCCGCTCGTCTCGCGTATTGTCCAAGCCTTGGAACCGTCGGCCACCTTGGCCATGGCCGCCAAAGCGCGGGAATTGAAAGCGGCGGGCAAGACGGTGTACGACTTCAGCGTCGGCGAGCCTGACTTCAACACCCCCGACCACATCTGCCAGGCTGCCACGCGCGCCATGGCCGCGGGCCACACTCACTACACTGCGTCGTCGGGGATCAACGAGCTGCGCGCCGCCGTGGCCAAGCAATACAAAGAACGTCACGGACTCGACTACGCCGCCACGCAGGTCATTGTCTCGAACGGCGCCAAGCACTCGTTGCACAATGTTTTAACCACGCTGTGCGATCCGGGCGACGAGGTGATCATTCCCGCGCCGTATTGGGTCAGCTATGCCGAACTGGTCAAGCTGACCGGTGGCAAGCCGGTGATTGTTTCGACCACCGAAGCGAACCACTTCAAGCTGACACCTGCCGAGTTGCGGGCCGCGATCACGCCCAAGGCGAAAGTCTTGCTCCTCTGCTCGCCGTCGAACCCGACGGGAAGCATGTACTCGCCCGACGAGTTGGGCGCGCTGGCCGACGTGGTGCTCGAGCACGATCTGCTGGTGATCAGCGACGAGATTTACGAGCGGCTGGTCTACGGCCAACACAAGTTCGTCAGCTTTGCCACCGTGCGGCCGGGCCTGCAGGAACGGACCGTGATCGTCAACGGCGTAAGCAAGGCCTATGCCATGACCGGCTGGCGCATTGGCTGGACCCTCTCGCCGCCGGCCGTGGCCAAGGCGATGGACGGGTTGCAAAGCCAGGAAACGTCGAACCCGTCGAGCGTCAGCCAATATGCCGCGCTGGCCGCCCTGGAAGGCCCGCAGCAATGCGTCGATGAAATGCTCAAGCACTTCGCCGAGCGGCGCGAGTACGTCACCACGCGGCTGGCCGCGCTGCCGAACATGAAGGCGACCGAAATGGGGGGCGCGTTCTACGCATTCATCAATATCCAGGCTCACCTGGGACGCGATTACGCCGGCGCGCCGGTCAAAAATTCGAGCGACTGGTGCCTGCAACTCCTAGCGCAACAAGGAGTGGCCACGGTGATGGGCTCGGCCTTCGGCGCCGAAGGGTACGCGCGACTGTCGTACGCGACGAATCTCGAAACGCTGCGCGCCGGCTTCGACCGGATTGAAGCCTTTTTGAAGTCGTAG
- a CDS encoding methyltransferase domain-containing protein, whose product MPRPLPLPETDPAPIFELFRGSYGTELLTAAVHEFNVFGRLAAGPKSMAALGDELQLAERPAVVLFSALRAMRLLEESGGKLSLAPLAREHLTPGGALDISGYIGLAADTPGVRRMIACLRSNRPTQAADDKPGTAFIYRSGVDSAMEREASARALTLALAGRARNVAPVLARSWPLDGAKHLLDVGGGTGLYSIAWLERHATLRATVWDRPEVLKVAAELAAEQGVHDRLQLAPGDMFADPVPAGADVALLCNVLHDWDVDDCRRLIARVAAALPAGGWLLIHDVLLNDALDGPLPIALYSAALFSITEGRAYSGGEYRAWLMGAGLRVEATVPTLAHASLIAARKPTG is encoded by the coding sequence ATGCCTCGCCCGTTGCCGCTGCCCGAGACTGACCCTGCGCCGATCTTCGAGTTGTTTCGCGGCAGCTATGGGACCGAGTTGCTGACCGCGGCGGTCCACGAGTTCAACGTCTTTGGCCGCTTGGCCGCCGGGCCCAAGTCGATGGCGGCGCTCGGCGATGAACTGCAACTGGCCGAGCGGCCAGCCGTGGTCCTGTTCTCCGCGCTGCGAGCGATGCGCTTGCTCGAAGAGTCCGGAGGAAAGCTCTCGCTCGCCCCGTTGGCCCGCGAACATCTGACGCCGGGCGGGGCGCTCGACATCTCGGGCTACATCGGACTGGCTGCCGACACGCCGGGCGTGCGCAGGATGATCGCTTGTTTGCGCAGCAACCGTCCGACCCAGGCCGCCGACGACAAGCCCGGCACCGCCTTCATCTATCGCAGCGGCGTCGACTCGGCCATGGAGCGCGAGGCGTCGGCACGAGCGCTGACGCTGGCCCTGGCCGGTCGGGCGCGGAACGTCGCGCCGGTCCTCGCGCGATCCTGGCCGCTGGACGGAGCCAAACACCTGCTCGACGTGGGCGGCGGAACCGGGCTGTACAGCATCGCCTGGCTCGAGCGGCACGCGACGCTGCGGGCCACGGTCTGGGACCGACCCGAGGTGCTGAAGGTCGCGGCCGAATTGGCCGCCGAGCAAGGGGTGCATGATCGGCTGCAGCTTGCGCCGGGCGACATGTTCGCCGACCCGGTCCCCGCGGGGGCCGACGTGGCGCTGCTGTGCAATGTGTTGCATGACTGGGACGTGGACGACTGCCGGCGGCTGATCGCCCGCGTGGCCGCGGCCTTGCCCGCGGGGGGCTGGCTATTGATCCACGATGTCTTATTGAACGATGCGCTCGACGGGCCGTTGCCGATCGCGCTCTATTCGGCGGCTTTGTTCAGCATTACCGAAGGGCGGGCGTACAGCGGCGGCGAATATCGGGCCTGGCTCATGGGAGCCGGCCTGCGCGTCGAAGCGACCGTGCCGACCCTGGCGCACGCTTCGCTCATTGCAGCCCGCAAGCCAACAGGGTAG
- a CDS encoding HEAT repeat domain-containing protein — translation MLFMRLGRSRSLVILLLLACCVGCAGDMFSSNNKWAMFGSKKKKPPGPEIISPRERMQAMTELAKKANKMSPEEQQAESVKLGQLIQSEQDPWIRAHIVHTLASFDSPAATAVITAAVHDADRDVRLRACEAWGKRGGPDGVKILMEMTEDSELDVRTCAIKNLGTLKDKSAVPTLAAILDDRDPALQYRAVVALREISGKDFGDDVGAWRKYTTGSGEEPAQISVGEKMKRRFF, via the coding sequence ATGCTGTTCATGCGCTTGGGCCGCTCGCGGTCACTGGTCATTTTGTTGTTGTTGGCGTGTTGCGTCGGCTGTGCCGGCGATATGTTTTCGTCCAACAATAAGTGGGCCATGTTTGGCAGCAAGAAGAAGAAGCCCCCTGGGCCCGAGATCATCTCGCCGCGTGAGCGGATGCAGGCCATGACCGAACTGGCCAAGAAGGCCAACAAAATGTCCCCCGAAGAGCAACAGGCTGAATCGGTCAAGCTGGGCCAATTGATCCAGTCGGAGCAAGACCCCTGGATTCGCGCTCATATTGTTCACACACTGGCCTCGTTCGATTCGCCCGCCGCCACGGCGGTTATCACGGCAGCCGTACACGACGCCGACCGGGACGTGCGGTTGCGAGCTTGCGAAGCCTGGGGCAAGCGGGGCGGCCCCGACGGCGTGAAGATTCTGATGGAAATGACCGAGGACAGCGAACTCGACGTCCGCACCTGTGCCATCAAGAACCTGGGCACGTTGAAGGACAAGTCCGCCGTGCCGACGTTGGCGGCGATTCTCGATGATCGCGACCCGGCCCTGCAGTATCGCGCGGTCGTCGCCTTGCGCGAGATCAGCGGCAAGGACTTTGGCGACGACGTCGGCGCCTGGCGCAAGTACACCACGGGCAGCGGCGAAGAGCCTGCCCAGATTTCCGTCGGCGAGAAAATGAAACGCCGATTTTTCTAG
- a CDS encoding class II aldolase/adducin family protein, translating into MLNRQVFLHPRDQLLDSIERIYQYRMTTTSGGNLSLHDTRDDIWITPARVDKGSLTRDDMVCLRHDGAVEGRHPPSSELPFHQQIYAARPDLRAIVHAHPVALVAFSICRLAPNTCLLHQARRVCGEVGFAPYALPGSQQLGKNIAAQFAAGHNCVMLENHGVVVAGRDMSEAFQRFETLEFTAKTIIKATALGKLRYLDDQQLALPPQGALKLAEFYRPMPTSGENELRRNLRDFVRRGYRQRLFISTEGTFSARVDADKFLITPYQIDRARIDIDDLVLVSHSQREADRWPSRATLIHQAVYDRYPEIQSIVNGYPVNATAFSVTPTQLESRTIPESYLFLRDVQRVPFGLQFSAPEQVAAAVSPTRPIALLENDGVLVLGRTVLDAFDRLEVLESTAEALVNGRALGPVTPMNEAVIAELLAHFCPNESHE; encoded by the coding sequence ATGCTCAATCGCCAAGTCTTCCTGCATCCGCGCGATCAGTTGCTCGATTCGATCGAGCGAATCTACCAGTATCGGATGACGACCACCTCGGGCGGCAACTTGTCGCTGCACGATACGCGCGACGACATTTGGATCACCCCGGCCCGCGTCGACAAGGGGAGCCTGACGCGCGACGACATGGTCTGTCTGCGCCACGACGGCGCGGTCGAGGGGCGTCACCCGCCGTCGAGCGAGTTGCCCTTTCACCAGCAAATCTACGCGGCGCGGCCCGACCTGCGGGCGATCGTCCATGCTCACCCCGTGGCGCTGGTGGCGTTCAGCATCTGTCGGCTCGCGCCGAATACTTGTTTGTTGCATCAGGCCCGGCGGGTGTGCGGCGAGGTCGGCTTTGCGCCGTACGCGCTGCCGGGCAGCCAGCAACTGGGAAAGAACATCGCGGCGCAATTCGCCGCGGGACACAACTGTGTGATGCTCGAAAACCACGGCGTGGTCGTGGCCGGCCGCGACATGTCCGAGGCCTTTCAGCGCTTTGAGACGCTGGAGTTCACGGCCAAGACGATCATCAAGGCCACGGCGCTCGGCAAGTTGCGCTACCTGGACGACCAGCAATTGGCGTTGCCGCCGCAAGGGGCGCTGAAGCTGGCGGAGTTCTATCGCCCCATGCCGACCAGCGGCGAGAACGAACTGCGCCGCAATCTGCGCGACTTTGTCCGTCGTGGCTATCGCCAGCGGCTGTTCATCAGCACCGAGGGAACCTTCTCGGCTCGGGTCGACGCCGACAAGTTCCTAATTACTCCGTACCAGATCGATCGGGCGCGGATCGACATCGACGATTTGGTGCTGGTCTCGCACAGCCAGCGCGAGGCGGATCGTTGGCCCAGCCGGGCCACGCTGATTCACCAGGCGGTTTACGATCGCTATCCCGAGATTCAATCGATCGTCAACGGCTACCCGGTGAATGCCACGGCCTTCAGCGTGACGCCGACCCAGCTCGAGTCGCGAACCATCCCCGAGAGCTATCTGTTCCTGCGCGACGTGCAGCGGGTGCCGTTTGGCTTGCAGTTCAGCGCGCCCGAGCAGGTGGCGGCCGCGGTCTCGCCGACGCGGCCGATCGCGCTGCTGGAAAACGACGGCGTGCTGGTGCTGGGGCGGACGGTGCTCGATGCGTTCGACCGGTTGGAAGTGCTCGAGTCGACGGCCGAAGCGCTGGTCAACGGCCGCGCGCTCGGGCCGGTCACGCCAATGAACGAGGCTGTAATTGCCGAGCTGCTGGCGCACTTTTGTCCGAATGAATCGCACGAGTGA
- a CDS encoding DUF1570 domain-containing protein: MSWLWAIRCWRSAPLSLIGALAVAWLFVAMPARAIERLVITVDGREQDVAGRVLVETPEGSLLMQSADGRDWVIEPTQIVRREKDETPFVSLTAAELGKQLLTELPEGFETYSTQNYLICHNTSKAYAQWCGALFEQLYRAFSNYWTKRGVDLKKPEFPLVAIVFADKLSFASHARPELGDATDAIIGYYNFQTNRMTMYDLTGIEALRRPGARRTTSTQINEMLSLPEAERTVATIIHEATHQIAFNCGLQARYSDAPLWLSEGLAVFFETPDLKSSKGWSAIGSVNHVRLNLFRETLRGRPPDSLQTLIADDKRFRDPKQGQLAYAEAWSLHYYLSRVKPKQYIEYLKMESQKPPLVADTPEQRLQDFKQFFGAELPQLDNEFVRYMMKVH, from the coding sequence ATGTCGTGGCTGTGGGCAATTCGCTGCTGGCGATCGGCGCCGCTCTCCCTGATTGGGGCGCTAGCGGTCGCCTGGCTGTTCGTCGCCATGCCGGCGCGCGCCATCGAGCGGCTGGTCATCACCGTCGACGGTCGCGAGCAGGACGTGGCGGGCCGCGTGCTGGTCGAGACGCCAGAAGGAAGCCTGTTGATGCAGAGCGCCGACGGCCGCGACTGGGTCATCGAGCCGACTCAGATTGTTCGTCGCGAAAAGGATGAAACGCCGTTCGTCTCCCTGACCGCGGCCGAGTTGGGCAAGCAGCTTCTGACCGAGCTGCCCGAGGGATTCGAGACCTACTCGACGCAGAACTATCTGATTTGCCACAACACGTCCAAGGCCTATGCCCAGTGGTGCGGCGCGCTGTTCGAGCAGTTGTATCGGGCGTTCTCCAATTACTGGACCAAGCGGGGCGTCGATCTGAAGAAGCCCGAGTTCCCGCTGGTGGCGATCGTCTTTGCCGACAAGCTTTCCTTCGCCAGTCACGCCCGGCCCGAGCTGGGGGACGCCACCGACGCGATCATCGGCTATTACAACTTTCAGACCAATCGGATGACGATGTACGATCTGACCGGCATCGAGGCGCTGCGTCGCCCCGGCGCGCGGCGGACGACCTCGACGCAGATCAACGAGATGTTGTCGCTGCCCGAGGCCGAGCGAACCGTGGCCACGATCATCCACGAGGCGACGCACCAGATCGCATTCAACTGTGGCTTGCAAGCGCGCTATAGCGATGCGCCCTTGTGGCTGAGCGAAGGATTGGCGGTGTTCTTCGAGACGCCCGACCTGAAAAGCTCAAAGGGCTGGAGCGCCATCGGCAGCGTGAATCACGTCCGCCTCAACCTGTTTCGCGAGACGTTGCGCGGCCGGCCGCCCGACAGCCTGCAAACCCTGATCGCCGACGACAAGCGCTTTCGCGACCCCAAGCAAGGGCAGCTCGCCTATGCCGAGGCCTGGTCGCTGCACTATTACCTGTCGCGGGTAAAGCCCAAGCAGTACATCGAGTACTTGAAGATGGAGTCGCAGAAGCCGCCGCTGGTGGCCGACACGCCCGAGCAACGGCTGCAAGACTTCAAGCAATTCTTCGGGGCCGAGTTACCGCAGCTCGACAACGAGTTCGTGCGGTACATGATGAAGGTGCATTGA
- the glgA gene encoding glycogen synthase GlgA, with translation MNILLASSEAIPFAKTGGLADVAGTLPAELARLGHRAALIMPAYRRALKAGLPIEATGLDFEVQLGSRTVAGTLLRSQLPGTDVPVYLVRQDQYYDRDELYGAGGIDYEDNCERFVFFCRAVFQAIRLLKLPVDVIHANDWQTGLLPALLKIEHRGRPGFERVASLLTIHNMAYQGQFWHWDMTLTGLDWKYFNWHQMEFYGKLNLLKTGLTSADALNTVSPRYAEEIQTPAFGCGLEGVLQARRNVLSGIINGVDYGVWNPAIDSQLPEMYDATTVERGKPACKAWLQQELNLPVDPRVPLIGFVGRLAEQKGLDLISNVLPDWMHSSPAQWVFLGTGEPRFHQLLTEMAARCPQKLAVQLKFSDAMAHRIEAGSDIFLMPSRFEPCGLNQLYSLKYGTVPVVHATGGLANTVTDCTDVTLADGTATGFTFDEYDARVLSATLGRACELYGRPEQWSKLMQNGMRQDWSWGRSAREYVALYESMLARI, from the coding sequence ATGAACATCCTGTTGGCATCTAGCGAAGCGATTCCTTTCGCCAAGACCGGCGGTCTGGCCGACGTGGCTGGCACCTTGCCCGCCGAGTTGGCTCGGCTGGGACATCGCGCCGCGCTGATCATGCCCGCCTATCGCCGAGCGCTCAAAGCCGGCTTGCCGATCGAAGCCACGGGGCTCGACTTCGAAGTCCAACTCGGCTCGCGGACCGTGGCGGGCACGTTGCTGCGCAGCCAACTGCCCGGGACCGACGTGCCGGTCTATCTGGTGCGTCAGGATCAGTACTATGACCGGGACGAGCTGTACGGCGCCGGCGGCATCGACTACGAGGACAACTGCGAGCGGTTCGTCTTCTTCTGCCGGGCGGTCTTCCAGGCGATCCGGCTGTTGAAGCTGCCCGTCGATGTGATCCACGCCAACGATTGGCAGACCGGACTCCTGCCGGCGCTGTTGAAGATCGAGCATCGCGGCCGGCCGGGCTTCGAGCGCGTGGCCTCGCTGTTGACGATTCACAACATGGCTTACCAGGGGCAGTTCTGGCACTGGGACATGACCCTCACCGGGCTCGACTGGAAATACTTCAACTGGCACCAGATGGAGTTCTACGGCAAGCTCAACTTGCTAAAGACCGGCCTTACGTCCGCCGACGCGCTGAACACCGTCAGCCCGCGCTACGCCGAGGAGATTCAAACCCCGGCTTTCGGTTGCGGCCTGGAAGGGGTGCTGCAAGCGCGGCGGAACGTGCTGTCGGGCATCATCAACGGCGTCGACTACGGCGTCTGGAATCCGGCGATCGACAGCCAACTGCCCGAGATGTACGACGCCACGACGGTCGAGCGTGGCAAGCCGGCGTGCAAAGCCTGGCTGCAGCAAGAGTTGAACTTGCCGGTTGACCCGCGCGTGCCGCTCATCGGTTTTGTTGGCCGACTGGCCGAGCAGAAGGGGCTCGACCTGATCAGCAACGTGCTGCCCGACTGGATGCACAGCAGCCCGGCCCAGTGGGTGTTCCTGGGCACCGGCGAGCCGCGGTTCCATCAATTGCTGACCGAGATGGCGGCCCGCTGTCCCCAGAAGCTGGCCGTGCAATTGAAGTTCTCCGACGCCATGGCCCACCGCATTGAAGCCGGCTCGGACATCTTTCTGATGCCCAGCCGGTTCGAACCGTGCGGGCTCAACCAGCTATATAGCTTGAAATACGGCACCGTGCCGGTGGTTCACGCGACCGGCGGTCTGGCCAACACGGTGACCGATTGCACGGACGTGACGCTGGCCGATGGCACGGCCACGGGGTTCACGTTCGACGAGTACGACGCTCGGGTGCTCAGCGCGACGCTCGGCCGGGCGTGCGAACTGTACGGGCGCCCCGAGCAGTGGAGCAAGCTGATGCAAAACGGCATGCGCCAGGACTGGTCGTGGGGCCGCAGCGCACGCGAATACGTCGCGCTGTACGAATCGATGCTGGCGCGAATCTAG
- the fbp gene encoding class 1 fructose-bisphosphatase, with protein sequence MTDDRDNAAGETPIVTVQMHIMREQRRFPGASGEFSMLLSGISLATKMIQAKVRRAGLLDIVGDAGGANTHGESQQKLDVFANETLIHVLGGRSSVGVLASEENECPLVVDRHNPNAHYAVVFDPLDGSSNIDVNVSVGTTFSILRCPTSGPVDTGESWVLQPGTQQVAAGYVVYGSSTILVYSVGRGVFGFTLDPSIGAYILSHDNMRMPEQGKYYSVNEAYRDTFPAEYQDMIERLRGGALGKRYASRYIGSMVSDFHRTLLKGGIFMYPPTAEHASGKLRLLYEANPIAYIAEQAGGIATDGRRRVLDIVPTSIHQRTPLVVGGRVEMEEFARCCRETAAHS encoded by the coding sequence ATGACTGACGACCGCGACAACGCCGCGGGTGAAACTCCGATCGTGACCGTCCAGATGCACATCATGCGCGAGCAGCGTCGCTTTCCCGGCGCCTCGGGCGAGTTCTCGATGTTGCTGTCGGGCATCTCGCTGGCCACCAAGATGATCCAGGCCAAGGTCCGCCGCGCCGGCCTGTTGGACATCGTGGGTGACGCCGGCGGCGCGAACACCCACGGCGAGTCGCAACAGAAGCTCGATGTGTTTGCCAACGAGACGCTGATCCACGTGCTGGGGGGCCGTTCGAGCGTCGGCGTGCTGGCCTCGGAAGAAAACGAATGTCCGCTGGTCGTCGACCGGCACAACCCGAACGCCCACTATGCCGTGGTCTTCGACCCGCTGGACGGTTCGTCGAACATCGACGTCAACGTCAGCGTCGGCACCACATTCTCGATCCTCCGCTGTCCCACCTCGGGTCCGGTCGACACCGGCGAGTCGTGGGTGCTGCAGCCGGGCACGCAACAAGTGGCCGCCGGTTACGTCGTGTATGGCTCGTCAACGATCTTGGTCTATAGCGTTGGGCGGGGCGTGTTTGGCTTCACGCTCGATCCATCGATCGGCGCGTACATTCTCAGCCATGACAACATGCGGATGCCCGAGCAGGGGAAGTACTATTCGGTCAACGAGGCCTATCGCGACACGTTTCCGGCGGAGTATCAGGATATGATCGAACGGCTGCGCGGCGGCGCGCTGGGCAAGCGGTACGCCTCGCGGTACATCGGCTCGATGGTCAGCGATTTTCACCGCACGTTGCTCAAGGGGGGCATCTTCATGTACCCCCCCACGGCCGAGCACGCCTCGGGCAAGTTGCGGCTGTTGTACGAGGCGAACCCGATCGCGTACATCGCCGAGCAGGCCGGCGGCATCGCCACCGACGGCCGCCGCCGCGTGCTCGACATTGTGCCGACCAGCATTCACCAGCGGACGCCGCTAGTGGTCGGCGGGCGTGTCGAAATGGAAGAGTTCGCCCGCTGCTGCCGCGAAACGGCGGCTCATTCGTAA